One window from the genome of Calliopsis andreniformis isolate RMS-2024a chromosome 12, iyCalAndr_principal, whole genome shotgun sequence encodes:
- the LOC143186088 gene encoding uncharacterized protein LOC143186088, with the protein MYSLYRAWFGDSVTGDNYSRLQETLSPPDTVIRVGNEGEHQFVAHKGVLAAHSGYLKALLTSAAATSNQNVSTNVGSCSNLPATAIAVTTTNASEQALRQPVTSVSVSSIGGEAFAPLLNYMYTGRLEVTLDNVYSVLLATHLLHMPGALEQCRAALFRLRAPVPLPTPIPVPAAPTSTLTSTSMSSSTPGSGNILRPIPNRLMIDPTMCWPTTQFYQPTAPHLSHLTQLQPSVLMQSTVPLNVSVVPTSSLPETQNSTRYSEIPSPKSSTYQTDRTRNLRELKQKPSEDVFSAAFTAFSASTSTTSPTLSVSPTSSPMSQSSLPTSQSKKSGSTDQRQSQEDDYEQSKTSSRQTQERASSLTPLEESTSNRHHERSIESLSIPETDRSKSKRRGRGSAGNEGSSSGVLSVVYDVACCDGPVRFHRVLNENYSSSASCGTSTIPPPRLQRPCFEPENVTSENDENGGPGPGVRTPCDSIESNIETTTNSGSYTCGYCRHTFKSQYCYRKHAKRHLLSSRTNNSMGNRQRQEVARNRREVRLLDLNVQYYPCKICGCKFPSYYFVHKHRKLCHANIEDRSQNEEASGNAAEDQESMTSTTTERQ; encoded by the exons ATGTACAGCCTTTATAGAGCTTGGTTTGGTGACAGTGTAACCGGCGATAATTATTCTCGCCTACAAGAGACTCTATCACCACCTGACACGGTGATAAGGGTCGGAAACGAAGGGGAACATCAATTTGTGGCCCACAAAGGGGTATTAGCTGCACATAGCGGATATTTGAAGGCTTTGTTAACTAGTGCTGCAGCAACATCTAATCAAAACGTTAGTACAAATGTTGGATCATGTAGCAATTTACCAGCAACTGCTATTGCAGTTACTACGACGAATGCTTCGGAACAAGCTCTAAGGCAACCGGTCACTTCCGTCTCAGTTTCATCAATTG GTGGAGAAGCATTCGCTCCTTTGTTAAACTACATGTACACTGGTCGTTTAGAAGTAACACTAGACAACGTTTACAGTGTTCTGTTAGCTACCCACTTATTACACATGCCAGGAGCTTTAGAGCAGTGTAGAGCAGCTTTATTCAGATTAAGAGCTCCAGTACCTCTACCAACGCCTATACCAGTACCAGCTGCACCAACATCGACTCTAACATCCACGTCGATGTCGTCGTCAACGCCAGGCTCTGGGAATATACTGAGACCGATACCAAACCGACTCATGATCGATCCAACCATGTGCTGGCCGACAACACAGTTTTATCAACCAACCGCGCCACACTTAAGTCATCTGACTCAATTGCAGCCATCGGTGTTGATGCAGTCAACTGTCCCACTCAATGTTTCTGTGGTGCCGACCTCGAGTCTACCAGAGACACAGAACTCGACACGTTATAG TGAAATTCCATCGCCCAAATCTTCCACTTATCAAACCGACCGAACCAGAAACCTGAGGGAGCTAAAACAGAAGCCTAGTGAAGACGTATTCTCAGCCGCTTTCACAGCGTTCTCAGCCTCAACTTCAACAACCTCACCAACTCTGTCAGTATCACCAACGTCATCTCCAATGTCCCAGTCCTCGTTGCCAACATCTCAGTCTAAGAAGTCAGGCTCAACGGATCAACGACAGAGCCAAGAAGACGATTACGAACAATCGAAGACAAGCAGCAGACAAACCCAAGAACGTGCCTCGTCTCTGACTCCTCTGGAAGAGTCAACGTCAAATCGCCACCACGAAAGGAGCATAGAATCTCTATCAATTCCAGAAACTGATCGAAGTAAATCGAAACGCAGAGGACGAGGATCGGCAGGGAACGAAGGTTCCTCGAGTGGTGTTCTATCAGTGGTCTACGACGTAGCTTGCTGCGACGGTCCAGTGAGATTCCACCGCGTTCTAAACGAGAACTACTCATCATCCGCGTCCTGTGGCACCAGTACTATCCCTCCACCACGATTGCAGAGGCCCTGCTTCGAGCCTGAGAACGTCACGAGCGAAAACGACGAAAATGGGGGACCTGGACCAGGAGTCAGGACACCCTGCGACTCCATCGAGTCCAACATCGAAACGACCACTAACAGCGGCAGTTATACTTGTGGATACTGCAGGCACACGTTCAAGTCGCAGTACTGCTATCGAAAACACGCCAAGAGGCACCTGCTGTCTAGCAGAACGAATAATTCGATGGGGAATCGGCAGAGACAAGAGGTCGCGAGGAACAGAAGGGAAGTGCGACTGTTGGACCTAAATGTTCAGTATTATCCTTGCAAGATCTGTGGATGCAAGTTCCCTAGTTATTATTTTGTGCACAAGCATAGAAAATTGTGCCACGCGAATATTGAAGACAGATCGCAGAATGAGGAGGCGAGCGGAAATGCTGCAGAGGATCAGGAATCGATGACTTCAACTACCACTGAGAGACAGTGA